A segment of the Excalfactoria chinensis isolate bCotChi1 chromosome Z, bCotChi1.hap2, whole genome shotgun sequence genome:
GTGTTTTTCTGCAGattctgtgtgtatctgttgGCCTTCACATCTGCGAGATGTTGGTGTGAGAGTCTACAGCTCTGGATACCATGAAATAAGGGTTTGCTTTCACAACAAAGCACAGTCACACAGAGAGTATGAGGACAGCACCATTGAGACACCAGAAAATCATGCCAACATTTTACTTTAGCAGATGCAGCATAATAACTGTATTGTTTGAGAGTACAGAATCTGGCACAGAGAGTGGAGAGCTGCATTGCCTAGAAACAAGCAGGCATGCCAAAAGGTTACATGTAAAATTCAACTAATTTCCTACCAGCCTGCTAGACAAAAGTAGGCAAGGCGCTGTCTAAGCAACAATCAGTAGCACTGACTTGGAGGAAACACTGAAGGGAGGGACTGTATGAAAGTAAGGCAAGTCACTAAACAACGGACTACAACTACAACTACGGAACTGAAGTGCCCATTAAAAGGATGGTTTCTAATTAATGTCACTTGCAAGTTAATTCATTGGGGAAAATGGGTGGAACAGAAGAGCATTGTCAAGCATGCTCAAGCTGCAGTTTGAATATCCATTAGCAATCTGAATAGAAGTCTGTGGTCAGTGTCCTACAATTATGTTGAGTTTTTCCAGAAAAGCTAGgaacagaagcatttttcaaGAAGGCCGCTGTGAAGTGCATGTGCACATGCAAAATGCAGGACTCCCAGTCATCTTTCACAACAGGGTGAAGCTGATGAACTATGGTAAACCATCAAAGGTGCTACTGCTTCTGATACCAAAAAGAATAATATGTTGCAATGTAAAATACACCCATTCCTTACTGCTCCCTCCAATAAAACTCAGTGAGAGCTTCTACTTTAGAAACAGTTGGTAttgctaatttatttatttatttatttctctcatAACCTTTGAGCTTGAGCACAGAATTGTTGAGCATAAAGGAAGTCTTTGGAACCTACAGCTAAAATTATGGAAATCCTGGTGCATTCAGCACTAAATCCTAACGTCTGTTATGCCTtatatttttactctttttgaCTAAACGATGCTACAGCTTTCTGCATCTGATTTATTGTTAGTAGGCCCTAGCACACTCCTCAGATGTAACCAATGAGAGCACTCGTGATGCTGCCCCCAAAAAACAGGACAAGACTCCCTGTGAAATGCAATCAAGACTgcccttttttccccaaaggaGGCTGGAAACAGCAGAGCCTATTTCTTGTGTAAAGGCTGTTTGGTAGGAAGCTAGGACCAGGCCCTCAGTTCCCTTCTTCACCAGTCTTCCAGAGACTGCCATTAACTCCTATTACAGCTCAGAGTAACTAATTATAGTTAGTTCAAAAACACCTGCTTACAATCAAAACTGCTGTGGTTGGGCAGGATCCCTTCCTGGAACACCTGGCCTTCCCTACAGACATTCCTACAGGTGACAATTCCTCTCTTCAGGCAGAATGACTTCAGAGGCTCTCTTAGGAAACAGGACGCAAGTCTCAGACCTCTCCAATACCCAGCTGTGGTGTAAGTTTACTGGATTTAGCCTTTTTAGCGTAGATGTAAAGCCACAGTATTTGCAACTGGCTCACAGCCAAAACGCTCGCTGGAGTTTACAACACAAAGATAAGCTCACTGCTGTTATGATACCAAACTGCTGCTGCGCCTTCTAGCTCGAGCCTATGCAGTGAACTTCTACTCCTCAAAAACagatcaaaataaaatagaatgaaataaaGATCCACCACCCCAAGAACGTTAGGCTGTATGCACCGCCTGTACGCAGCGCCTTCCCCGATACCTGGGATGAATCTTAACAATCtcttcccagagctgcagggaggtgatccGCTGCGGCACAGAGACGCTCTCGGAGCGCAGCCCCGCCAGCTCCGCGCTCCTGGCAAAGTACAGCACGGTGACCTGGGGACGACAGGGGGAAGGGACGTTTCTGTAGGCGAGCGTGGACCCGCGTCTACTGCAAGCAGCTCCGCCCGACGCTGCTACCGCGGGGAACGAGAAGGCCCCGGCTGGAGACCAGGCGGGTGCCCGAGGCCCACTCGCGCCGCGCCCGGCAGCACTCACCTGGCAGCTCATGGAGCCGCCGTCCCCAGGCGGGCACCCTCGGCCTCCCGGCGGCCCCCGCGCCCGGACTGGCCCGCCCCTTGCGGCCTGCGGCTGCGGCGCGGCCCCGGTCCCGGCCCAAGGCGTTAGGCGGGGCCGGGCCTCGCAGGCTTTAGGCTTTGTGAAGCGGTGTTGGGATGGGGTGCGTTTCGGGGAGCCCGGTTTGGGAAGGCCTGTAACTCTCGGAACAGACCTTTAAAAGGCAGATTTTGAGATGGGTGCAGCCTTTGAAACGCAGGACTATTTTCTACAAGTGGTTGCAGATGTTCAGTGCATGGAAGTTGTCATATATCACATATGTGTCATAGGTATACCTAATATTACAAAGCCCAAAATCTATTAAAACATTGTTAAAACCTTTCAGGAGTACAAAGGTTGCAGTGGCACAGTATCACCTGTCTCCCCATATCACCTGTGTCACCGTGGACAGCTGTAGGCCTTCAGCCATTGCTCTTCTGGGAGGAATGTGAGCTGGTGACAGCAGTTGGGGAACAGAGGATAGCACAACAGGACACATGCCAGGGAGACCTTGGCAGTGGTTCTACCAGTGCACCTGTGCCCCCAACCCCTGTGGTCAGTGTTATTTCCGTACTCTTCATCAGGCCATACTTGTAACTCACTGGCTGGCAAGCAGCTTCTTACCCCGTCACACCAAAAAGGGAAATCTGGAATTGCTCGTGGTGACATGGAGCTTGCTGTGTGCCAACAGGTATCTGCAGTCTGGGCAGGCGGTGGCAGCCTGGctagctgaaaagaaaataatataagaaGAAATAGTGTCCTATGATTCCAAAAGATCACAGAGAATGGGAACAGATCTTCCTATATATAATTCTTGGCACCGGCTTATAAAGAGAGAGCAGTAGCACAGTTTCCTACTGTGCAATGAAAGTTACTGTGATaacaaagcttttcaaaaagatgtgctgcagaaacacaattGAGCTCATACAGTATACAACTTGTACTTCTTAAACAGTACACCATGTCTTAATTCTCTGTGGTAAGGAacaaatgtgttattttttaaaactctaTTCTTTTGCTTGTGAATGATTAACTACTGTCACAAACTGAACTCTGCATGTGTCAAGTAAATAAAAGGCTTGCTTTTTTATCTGGGCTGCATAATATTGGATCTTTATATcttaaacaaaacagataatTCTGACAAGGTGTGCACAACCTTGCCAATGGATGTCATATCCTCATAGTCAAGCAGATGAGTAGATGGGCTCAGCTGGAGCAAATTATCATCTCAGTTCACAAAACATAAGAGTTGGAGTTGGATTTGGAGTGAGGTCCACTATGGAATAAGGACAGAACAGTTAGTTACAGATTGCATGTTTCTGGATTTTCCTTGTGTTCCAGCTAATGAATTGCCAAAGCCCCTTCTCGAGCTTGCTTGAAAGGATACCTTGGTCCTTAGCTCTGTGTTGTGTGACTCAAAGGCAAAATTTGGCCTAGGCTGCACAGGAGTACAGCAGGACATGTGACTCTTAAAATCATTCACTGTGTTCTAGGACCAACAAAAGAAGTTAACAGGTTTTAAGAAAAACTGAGGTGTATCATCATTGTCCAACAAAAACTGTCCATAAATACCTCTTAGTTCTagagtttttttcttccaagagatCAGACTCAGAAACAGTTTATTGGATTGGAAAAGTGACATTTATTGAGATTGtacttttttgtttggctttttttgtacTTTCTGGTATTGTTATATTTTTGTGACTATGTGTAACTATGTAAAATGAAATTAGAGATCTTGCTAAAGACCTAGATTAAACACATTAGCTCTGTAAAGGCTGGGATTTCTTTATGATTCCTGTAATCTGTCTGCATCATTTTTCCCCTAACATATTGTATATTTTGGATCCTTGTTTCAGGtgccattttcttcctgagtCACTGCAGAATGTAATGGTTAGTTCTAAGTGTCATTTATTGAGtctaatattttaaattaaatcttgTCCTGAGGTgtggtttttgcttttgtgaacAAGTGTGTGTGCATCCTCCCACACCCACATGTATATTAGCATCTTAGATGATACTTCAAGGTGATATTTTAAAGGCTGTGATAAGGACCTCCAAAGCAGACATTTCCTATTCTATTTTCCAACCTTTCTTTGTTTAGTATCATTTAGTACTGAAAAAGTGCAAATCTTCCTGTACAGAATTCTCTTATACCACTACAATAGAAATCGTCTTACAAATTCAAGCAATATCAAGGAGGGGCAAATGCTGAGGAAATGCTGTTCCTATTAATATATTCTTTTCCTGCCTTACTTTGAAATTTACTCAGGCACTAGGCTTACAGTTTAAGGTGCTGAATTTGTATTGAGCTGTTAAACTgagagaaacacagcagagtgaatgaaactgaaataggaaCACCAGTCTGCAAGTCC
Coding sequences within it:
- the LOC140264071 gene encoding molybdopterin synthase sulfur carrier subunit-like; the protein is MSCQVTVLYFARSAELAGLRSESVSVPQRITSLQLWEEIVKIHPRLAVIRDQVVFAVQQEYVLLGDQLLVLQTGDEVAIIPPISGG